The DNA region ATATATATTCACTTAGGTGTATAATAATACGATGATCTATAAATCCACTTTTAAGGATGTGTCCCATGACCATACATATCAGACAAACCCAGCCTAATGATTTGCTTCCGTTAACCGTATTAATGCATGAATATGTCGTCGGATTTTATAACAACCCCTGGCCAGGTGATCAGGCAATCGAGCTTTTGATTAGAAACCTGCTTGATCAGCAAATTGGTGTTCAATTCGTCGCAGAACAGGACGGTGAACTTATTGGGTTCGCTACGCTCTACTTTACCTACAGCACGATGAAGGCAAACCGAGTTGCCATTATGAATGACTTGTTTGTGAAGGAGGCTTTGAGAGATGGCGAAGCAGAGACTGGACTATTTGAACACTGTCAGCAGTATACACGTGAACACGGATGTGCTTATATGTCCTGGATCACAGCAGCAACCAATGAACGGGCACAACAATTATTTGAACGTCTTGGAGCTGCTCGCGGCACATGGGTGAATTACTCCATCAACTAAATAAAATGGATTCAAAAAAGGACATAGAGACATGGGTAGCGACTAGCGCTCACCATCTTTCTATGTCCTTTAATCATTCTATCATTCTTATTCTTCACTTTGACAACAGATTCGTTCTATCCCAGTCTCGCCCAACATATAAAAATCTCCGACTTAAGACTTTCCGGCCGCGGCCCGAAGTTTATCGAGCACATCCATGGTTACGGTTTTGCTACCCAGATCCCCGTGGAAAACAACCCCTTGCCTTACTCCGTGGTAATCCGATCCGCCTGTTTGAATCAATCCAAATTCCCGTGCCAGTTCCGCATATCTGCGCTCTTCTTCTCGTCCATGATCGGAATGAACCACTTCAATACCATCAGGATTGGAGCCCACAACGATACGACGAACCAATTCATCGTCTTCGTATAAACCAGGATGGGCAATAACTGCAGCACCACCCGCATCTTTAATCCACTTGCATGCATCTTCCGGTGCCACTCGGGGAACCGACACAAAGCCCGGTTGGCCTTCAGCCAAATAACGGTTGAACGCATCCCTCATATCAGCGGCATATCCTTTGCGTACCAACACATCGGCCATATGAGGTCTACCGATGCTTTCATCCGGCTCCAGCGGTCGGCCAAGGTTATCAATGACCTCCTGCCAGCTGATTTCGAGTCCAAGCTCCTGCAGCTTGGCAATGATCCGATGATTTCGTTCTTCCCTCGCTTCCCGAAGTCCGCGCAGCCGCTCCAGAAATTTCTCATCTTCTGTATTCACATAATACCCCAGCACATGAATATCCTTGCCACCAGCGCGGGTACTAATCTCTACTCCTGCAACAACGTCTATACCAAACTCGCGGCCAGCCCGCTGTGCCTCGGCTACACCCGCTACCGTATCGTGATCTGTCAGCGCCATTGCAGCCAAGCCCCTTTGTTTGGCAAGCTTAACATTCTCGGCAGGTGGCTGCATTCCGTCCGAAGCCTGGCTATGGGTATGGAGGTCACAACGTCCTAGATGATGACTCATAAATAACAGCTCCTTTTAATCAGCTCATTACAGGTTTAAACGTTTGCCGTCTATTGCATTCCACCAATCTTGGGTCGATCATGCACTTGTCCAGCAACTGCATTTATTTTCCCTATTCTGTTGACCCTTCTAACGTTGCCTGCTCCTGCTGACGCAAATAATTCAAAAAGGCCACTGCCGACAAGGGAAGCAATGAAGATTTCAGATGTATGGCATAGAACTGCCGTTTGAACTCAAGTCCACGAATATCCACGATATGGACCAGTCCAAGGGCAAGTTCATGTTGGACGGATGATGGAGATAACATCGTGATTCCCACTCCCGCTTCCACAGCAGATTTTACAGCTCCCGTACTGCCAAGCTCCATCACCACATTCATGTCCTGTGGATCAATATTTCTCTTCTGCAACTGGTCTTCCATGACCTGACGGGTACCCGAGCCTTTCTCCCGCAGTACAAATGCGTAGTTCAGTACCTCTTCAAGCTCCACTTCCCCGCGATCAGCCAGAGCATGTCCAGCCGGAACCACCAGTTTCAGTTCATCCTGCATGACCGGCTCTACAATCATATCCGGGTGGTGGACCGGCGCTTCGATCAAACCAAAGTTAAGCTGATGTTTCAAAATATCATCCATAATTTGCGTTGTGTTCATTACTTTCATAACGATGGAGATATCCGGGTATTGACGGGCAAATGGCCCCAACATCCGTGGCAATACATATTCACCGATTGTCAAACTTGCCCCGAGCTGCAATCGTCCTTGCAGCATTTGTGTGAACGCCGACATCGCCTCATCAGTCTGTCTAACGAGTTCTACACTTCGTTTTGCATGAGGCAATAATGTTTGTCCAGCCTCGGACAATTCTATTTTCTTGGTCGAACGGAGCAGCAGTTTGGTGCC from Paenibacillus sp. JNUCC-31 includes:
- a CDS encoding PHP domain-containing protein — translated: MSHHLGRCDLHTHSQASDGMQPPAENVKLAKQRGLAAMALTDHDTVAGVAEAQRAGREFGIDVVAGVEISTRAGGKDIHVLGYYVNTEDEKFLERLRGLREAREERNHRIIAKLQELGLEISWQEVIDNLGRPLEPDESIGRPHMADVLVRKGYAADMRDAFNRYLAEGQPGFVSVPRVAPEDACKWIKDAGGAAVIAHPGLYEDDELVRRIVVGSNPDGIEVVHSDHGREEERRYAELAREFGLIQTGGSDYHGVRQGVVFHGDLGSKTVTMDVLDKLRAAAGKS
- a CDS encoding selenium metabolism-associated LysR family transcriptional regulator → MNFHQLHIFYTVAEKGSFSAAAQALHMTQPAVTMQIQSLEDYFGTKLLLRSTKKIELSEAGQTLLPHAKRSVELVRQTDEAMSAFTQMLQGRLQLGASLTIGEYVLPRMLGPFARQYPDISIVMKVMNTTQIMDDILKHQLNFGLIEAPVHHPDMIVEPVMQDELKLVVPAGHALADRGEVELEEVLNYAFVLREKGSGTRQVMEDQLQKRNIDPQDMNVVMELGSTGAVKSAVEAGVGITMLSPSSVQHELALGLVHIVDIRGLEFKRQFYAIHLKSSLLPLSAVAFLNYLRQQEQATLEGSTE
- a CDS encoding GNAT family N-acetyltransferase; protein product: MTIHIRQTQPNDLLPLTVLMHEYVVGFYNNPWPGDQAIELLIRNLLDQQIGVQFVAEQDGELIGFATLYFTYSTMKANRVAIMNDLFVKEALRDGEAETGLFEHCQQYTREHGCAYMSWITAATNERAQQLFERLGAARGTWVNYSIN